One window of Pocillopora verrucosa isolate sample1 chromosome 9, ASM3666991v2, whole genome shotgun sequence genomic DNA carries:
- the LOC131777046 gene encoding histone-binding protein RBBP7 isoform X1 — protein MAGSPKENEPFDDAVEERIINEEYKIWKKNTPFLYDLVMTHALEWPSLTVQWLPDVTKPDGKDYSVHRIILGTHTPIFRSDEQNHLVIASVQVPSDDSQLDTSHYDSEKGEFGGFGSVTGKIDIEIKINHEGEVNRARYMPQNPCIIATKTPTADVLVFDYTKHPSKPDPSGECRPDIRLKGHTKEGYGLSWNPNLNGNLLSASDDYTVCLWDISNIAKEAKQMEAQRIFTGHTAVVEDVSWHLLHESLFGSVADDHKLMIWDTRSNNSSKATHTVDAHTAEVNCLSFNPYSEFILATGSADKTVALWDLRNLKLKLHSFESHKDEIFQVQWSPHNETILASSGTDRRLHVWDLSKIGEEQSSEDAEDGPPELLFIHGGHTAKISDFSWNANEPWVLCSVSEDNIMQVWQMAENIYNDEDPDTPASELESGAS, from the exons ATGGCTGGGTCGCCAAAGGAAAATG AACCTTTCGACGATGCTGTTGAAGAGAGGATAATCAATGAGGAAtacaaaatttggaaaaagaatACACCGTTTTTGTACGATTTAGTAATGACTCATGCCTTGGAATGGCCTAGCCTTACAGTTCAATGGCTACCTGACGTTACTAA GCCAGATGGAAAAGACTACTCAGTACATAGAATCATTCTTGGAACTCACAC TCCAATTTTTAGGTCTGATGAACAGAATCACTTAGTCATAGCAAGTGTACAAGTCCCTAGTGATGATTCTCAGCTAGACACAAGCCATTATGACAGTGAAAAAGGAG AGTTTGGAGGATTTGGTTCTGTTACTGGTAAAATAGACATTGAAATCAAAATCAACCATGAAGGTGAAGTGAACAG agCACGGTATATGCCACAAAATCCTTGTATTATAGCAACAAAGACTCCAACAGCAGATGTGCTTGTGTTTGACTACACTAAGCATCCCTCTAAACCAG ATCCAAGTGGAGAGTGCCGTCCAGATATTAGACTCAAAGGTCATACGAAAGAGGGTTATGGCTTGTCTTGGAATCCCAACCTTAACGGCAATCTTTTGAGTGCATCAGATGATTAT ACTGTTTGTCTCTGGGATATCAGCAATATAGCAAAG GAAGCAAAACAAATGGAAGCCCAGCGTATATTTACTGGCCACACAGCAGTTGTGGAG GATGTGTCTTGGCATCTTTTACATGAGAGTTTGTTTGGATCAGTGGCTGATGATCACAAACTTATGAT CTGGGATACGCGCTCAAATAACAGCTCCAAAGCAACACACACAGTGGATGCCCACACGGCTGAA GTAAATTGTCTGTCATTTAATCCATACAGTGAGTTTATTCTAGCAACAGGATCAGCAGATAAG ACTGTGGCATTATGGGACTTAAGAAATCTCAAACTAAAACTACATTCCTTTGAGTCACACAAGGATGAAATATTCCAGGTCCAATGGTCACCGCATAATGAAACAATCTTAGCTTCAAGTGGCACGGACAGAAGATTGCATGTCTGGGATCTGAG CAAAATTGGTGAGGAACAGTCATCAGAAGATGCTGAAGATGGCCCCCCTGAGCTCCTG ttcATTCATGGTGGTCACACAGCCAAAATTTCAGACTTCTCTTGGAATGCAAATGAACCTTGGGTTCTCTGCAGTGTCTCTGAGGACAACATTATGCAAGTGTGGCAGATG gCTGAAAACATTTATAATGATGAGGATCCTGACACTCCAGCCTCTGAGCTTGAGTCAGGTGCATCATGA
- the LOC131777056 gene encoding snake venom 5'-nucleotidase-like yields MKMNRGKKTMRKRESVVYFGNEKVRLALNRALFGMAVLLFKAFTAVLLISFGFSMVHGYSLTVLHTNDHHGRFEETDTSGGLCFPRLAKAGECFGGVARRATMIKKIRGEEKNVLLLSGGDVFTGTLWYLAYRGNASRKFMNELGYDAMALGNHEFDDGVDNLVAFLKAVNFSVVVSNLNVSLEPSWPKLPPLFVRSKVFDVGGEKIGIVGYVLQKTPKVSKPGPGLNVKFLPEVESLKSAVQELKKQNINKIIAVGHSGIDMDKKIAKEVDGVDIVVGGHTNTFLYTGTPPSTQKPYGPYPLVITPDSDPDGKVLVVQDYMYGKYLGRLNVEFDGDGKLTSWNGNPIILNNSVAKDPTIEREVQQMKAKVTELVDFKVGTSFVFLNAEKPDCLLKECNLGNLFTDAFVFHYANLTASETQWTEASIALQNSGSITASMFVSAQEAVTYGYVVNSFPYRNTVDIVELTGKDLTLVFEQVATLYDKNDPSNSFLQVSGLKVKYDMKKPEGSRVVEIQVRCASCRFPSYQPIVLSTVYKVILSSYIVRGGAGLTAIDEKKLSHQVGNITVDRVIANYFKAKSPIMTGVEGRITFMNDNDDKLCVNGVNTFGLRFPLLIGAITSSVFRAIFN; encoded by the exons ATGAAGATGAATAGAGGGAAAAAAACCATGAGGAAACGGGAAAGTGTTGTGTATTTTGGTAACGAGAAG GTACGACTGGCTCTAAATCGGGCTCTGTTCGGCATGGCTGTCTTGCTATTCAAAGCATTCACCGCTGTACTGCTGATATCATTTGGATTTTCCATGGTTCATGGATATTCGTTGACTGTATTGCACACGAACGACCATCATGGCCGATTCGAAGAAACAGACACCAGCGGTGGCCTTTGCTTCCCGAGATTGGCAAAAGCAGGAGAGTGTTTTGGTGGAGTGGCGAGGAGAGCCACTATGATAAAAAAGATTCGAGGGGAGGAGAAAAACGTGCTGCTTCTCTCTGGCGGAGACGTGTTTACGGGAACGCTGTGGTATCTAGCCTATCGTGGAAATGCTTCAAGAAAATTCATGAATGAACTTGGATACGACGCCATG GCCCTCGGAAATCACGAATTTGACGACGGTGTTGACAATCTCGTTGCCTTCCTAAAAGCTGTGAATTTCTCCGTTGTGGTTTCAAACTTGAATGTCTCCTTGGAGCCGAGCTGGCCTAAGTTGCCTCCACTCTTTGTTAGGTCAAAGGTCTTTGACGTTGGAGGCGAAAAAATTGGAATTGTGGGATATGTACTGCAAAAAACGCCAAA GGTTTCCAAACCTGGCCCAGGACTAAACGTGAAATTTCTACCCGAGGTAGAATCACTCAAGAGTGCTGTGCAGGAGCTAAAAAAGCAGAACATCAATAAGATCATTGCTGTGGGCCACTCTGGTATTGATATGGACAagaaaattgctaaagaagtggatGGAGTCGACATAGTGGTGGGTGGACATACTAACACCTTCCTTTACACAG GTACCCCACCCTCTACGCAAAAGCCTTACGGCCCGTATCCTCTAGTGATTACCCCAGACAGTGACCCTGATGGTAAAGTGTTGGTTGTTCAAGATTATATGTACGGTAAATATCTAGGACGTTTAAACGTCGAGTTTGATGGTGATGGTAAACTTACCTCCTGGAATGGGAATCCCATAATACTAAACAATTCGGTTGCGAAGGATCCAACAATAGAGCGAGAAGTTCAACAGATGAAGGCTAAAGTGACCGAACTTGTTGAC TTTAAAGTGGGAACGAGTTTCGTCTTCCTCAACGCTGAAAAACCAGACTGTCTGTTGAAAGAATGCAATTTGGGTAACCTTTTTACGGATGCCTTTGTTTTCCACTACGCTAACCTGACTGCCAGTGAAACTCAGTGGACTGAAGCGAGTATTGCACTTCAGAATAGTGGCAGCATTACAGCATCAATGTTCGTCAGTGCTCAAG AAGCTGTCACTTACGGTTACGTTGTGAACAGCTTCCCGTATAGAAATACTGTCGATATTGTGGAACTCACGGGCAAGGATCTTACGCTGGTCTTCGAACAAGTAGCTACATTGTACGATAAGAACGACCCCAGCAATTCATTTCTCCAAGTCTCAG GACTCAAAGTAAAGTACGACATGAAAAAGCCTGAAGGTAGCCGAGTCGTAGAAATCCAGGTCCGCTGTGCTTCCTGTAGATTCCCTTCCTATCAACCAATAGTCCTGTCCACTGTTTACAAAGTGATCCTCTCGTCCTACATTGTCCGAGGTGGAGCGGGTCTGACTGCCATTGACGAGAAGAAACTTTCTCATCAAGTTGGTAACATTACCGTCGACAGAGTGATTGCAAACTATTTCAAGGCAAAATCGCCCATTATGACAGGCGTAGAGGGCAGGATAACTTTTATGAACGACAATGACGACAAGCTCTGTGTGAATGGGGTGAACACGTTCGGATTGCGTTTCCCTCTGCTAATTGGTGCCATAACATCATCAGTTTTTAGggcaattttcaactga
- the LOC131777046 gene encoding histone-binding protein RBBP7 isoform X2, with amino-acid sequence MAGSPKENEPFDDAVEERIINEEYKIWKKNTPFLYDLVMTHALEWPSLTVQWLPDVTKPDGKDYSVHRIILGTHTSDEQNHLVIASVQVPSDDSQLDTSHYDSEKGEFGGFGSVTGKIDIEIKINHEGEVNRARYMPQNPCIIATKTPTADVLVFDYTKHPSKPDPSGECRPDIRLKGHTKEGYGLSWNPNLNGNLLSASDDYTVCLWDISNIAKEAKQMEAQRIFTGHTAVVEDVSWHLLHESLFGSVADDHKLMIWDTRSNNSSKATHTVDAHTAEVNCLSFNPYSEFILATGSADKTVALWDLRNLKLKLHSFESHKDEIFQVQWSPHNETILASSGTDRRLHVWDLSKIGEEQSSEDAEDGPPELLFIHGGHTAKISDFSWNANEPWVLCSVSEDNIMQVWQMAENIYNDEDPDTPASELESGAS; translated from the exons ATGGCTGGGTCGCCAAAGGAAAATG AACCTTTCGACGATGCTGTTGAAGAGAGGATAATCAATGAGGAAtacaaaatttggaaaaagaatACACCGTTTTTGTACGATTTAGTAATGACTCATGCCTTGGAATGGCCTAGCCTTACAGTTCAATGGCTACCTGACGTTACTAA GCCAGATGGAAAAGACTACTCAGTACATAGAATCATTCTTGGAACTCACAC GTCTGATGAACAGAATCACTTAGTCATAGCAAGTGTACAAGTCCCTAGTGATGATTCTCAGCTAGACACAAGCCATTATGACAGTGAAAAAGGAG AGTTTGGAGGATTTGGTTCTGTTACTGGTAAAATAGACATTGAAATCAAAATCAACCATGAAGGTGAAGTGAACAG agCACGGTATATGCCACAAAATCCTTGTATTATAGCAACAAAGACTCCAACAGCAGATGTGCTTGTGTTTGACTACACTAAGCATCCCTCTAAACCAG ATCCAAGTGGAGAGTGCCGTCCAGATATTAGACTCAAAGGTCATACGAAAGAGGGTTATGGCTTGTCTTGGAATCCCAACCTTAACGGCAATCTTTTGAGTGCATCAGATGATTAT ACTGTTTGTCTCTGGGATATCAGCAATATAGCAAAG GAAGCAAAACAAATGGAAGCCCAGCGTATATTTACTGGCCACACAGCAGTTGTGGAG GATGTGTCTTGGCATCTTTTACATGAGAGTTTGTTTGGATCAGTGGCTGATGATCACAAACTTATGAT CTGGGATACGCGCTCAAATAACAGCTCCAAAGCAACACACACAGTGGATGCCCACACGGCTGAA GTAAATTGTCTGTCATTTAATCCATACAGTGAGTTTATTCTAGCAACAGGATCAGCAGATAAG ACTGTGGCATTATGGGACTTAAGAAATCTCAAACTAAAACTACATTCCTTTGAGTCACACAAGGATGAAATATTCCAGGTCCAATGGTCACCGCATAATGAAACAATCTTAGCTTCAAGTGGCACGGACAGAAGATTGCATGTCTGGGATCTGAG CAAAATTGGTGAGGAACAGTCATCAGAAGATGCTGAAGATGGCCCCCCTGAGCTCCTG ttcATTCATGGTGGTCACACAGCCAAAATTTCAGACTTCTCTTGGAATGCAAATGAACCTTGGGTTCTCTGCAGTGTCTCTGAGGACAACATTATGCAAGTGTGGCAGATG gCTGAAAACATTTATAATGATGAGGATCCTGACACTCCAGCCTCTGAGCTTGAGTCAGGTGCATCATGA